A region of Lycium barbarum isolate Lr01 chromosome 3, ASM1917538v2, whole genome shotgun sequence DNA encodes the following proteins:
- the LOC132632219 gene encoding uncharacterized protein LOC132632219 isoform X2 produces MLIRSQLEEELFKASYVLSEGDAAAFLPSKSHGGFLRMFLGPINVRANRKDVQFKVKEEYNSFRDRTAYLFLLFPSLLLGLRSWMWDGCLPALPVQLYQAWLLYLYTGLALRENILRANGSDIRPWWIKHHYCAMAMALISLTWEIERQPDCSQKQRGVQLFLKWAIMQGVAMLLQNRYQRQRLYTRIALGKARRMDVVWGETAGVDGQLLLLFPVLFVLQGFEAYVGVLLLKTAFIGVVSEWQVVTCGILLIIMAVGNFANTVQTLVTKSRVKAKMKRGKSKQDLKSESGTKSS; encoded by the exons ATGCTTATCCGTTCTCAGTTGGAAGAGGAGTTGTTTAAAGCTAGTTATGTACTGAGCGAGGGAGATGCTGCAGCTTTTCTTCCAAGCAAATCTCATG GAGGGTTCTTGAGGATGTTTTTGGGTCCAATCAATGTTCGTGCTAATAGAAAGGATGTGCAATTTAAAGTGAAAGAGGAATATAATAGTTTCAGG GACAGGACAGCATATCTATTCCTTCTTTTCCCATCGTTGCTACTAGGCTTGAGGTCTTGGATGTGGGATGGATGTTTACCAGCGTTGCCAGTGCAACTTTACCAG GCCTGGTTGCTTTACCTCTACACAGGTTTGGCTCTGCGAGAGAACATTTTGAGAGCGAATGGAAGTGATATTCGTCCATG GTGGATAAAGCATCACTACTGTGCTATGGCCATGGCACTTATAAGTCTTACCTGGGAAATAGAACGACAACCTGACTGTTCACAGAAGCAG AGGGGTGTGCAACTGTTCCTGAAATGGGCTATCATGCAAGGTGTTGCAATGCTCCTTCAGAATAGATATCAAAGGCAAAGACTGTACACTCGTATTGCATTAGGAAAG GCCAGGAGAATGGATGTTGTGTGGGGAGAGACTGCTGGAGTAGATGGTCAATTGTTGTTGCTCTTCCCTGTACTATTTGTCTTGCAG GGATTTGAAGCATATGTTGGAGTCTTGTTGCTCAAGACAGCATTCATTGGTGTTGTTTCTGAGTGGCAG GTTGTCACCTGTGGGATCCTTCTGATTATCATGGCAGTTGGGAATTTTGCCAACACAGTGCAGACTCTTGTGACAAAGTCTCGGGTTAAAGCCAAAATGAAGAGGGGTAAAAGTAAACAAGATCTGAAATCTGAATCTGGCACCAAAAGTTCGTGA
- the LOC132632219 gene encoding uncharacterized protein LOC132632219 isoform X1, producing MGDSTGERDYVEEASRIVEQAKELQDAASSLISRTTREEDSLRQKAKSLDSSVQQLRSSVRKSKLDSNQAEKLEEELFKASYVLSEGDAAAFLPSKSHGGFLRMFLGPINVRANRKDVQFKVKEEYNSFRDRTAYLFLLFPSLLLGLRSWMWDGCLPALPVQLYQAWLLYLYTGLALRENILRANGSDIRPWWIKHHYCAMAMALISLTWEIERQPDCSQKQRGVQLFLKWAIMQGVAMLLQNRYQRQRLYTRIALGKARRMDVVWGETAGVDGQLLLLFPVLFVLQGFEAYVGVLLLKTAFIGVVSEWQVVTCGILLIIMAVGNFANTVQTLVTKSRVKAKMKRGKSKQDLKSESGTKSS from the exons ATGGGCGATTCTACGGGGGAACGAGATTATGTGGAAGAAGCTTCTAGAATCGTGGAACAAGCTAAGGAATTGCAAGACGCTGCTTCTTCCTTGATCTCGAGAACCACTCGCGAAGAAGATTCGTTAAGGCAGAAAGCAAAGTCGCTTGATTCCAGCGTTCAACAACTCCGTTCTTCTGTTAGGAAAAGCAAATTGGATTCTAATCAAGCTGAAAAG TTGGAAGAGGAGTTGTTTAAAGCTAGTTATGTACTGAGCGAGGGAGATGCTGCAGCTTTTCTTCCAAGCAAATCTCATG GAGGGTTCTTGAGGATGTTTTTGGGTCCAATCAATGTTCGTGCTAATAGAAAGGATGTGCAATTTAAAGTGAAAGAGGAATATAATAGTTTCAGG GACAGGACAGCATATCTATTCCTTCTTTTCCCATCGTTGCTACTAGGCTTGAGGTCTTGGATGTGGGATGGATGTTTACCAGCGTTGCCAGTGCAACTTTACCAG GCCTGGTTGCTTTACCTCTACACAGGTTTGGCTCTGCGAGAGAACATTTTGAGAGCGAATGGAAGTGATATTCGTCCATG GTGGATAAAGCATCACTACTGTGCTATGGCCATGGCACTTATAAGTCTTACCTGGGAAATAGAACGACAACCTGACTGTTCACAGAAGCAG AGGGGTGTGCAACTGTTCCTGAAATGGGCTATCATGCAAGGTGTTGCAATGCTCCTTCAGAATAGATATCAAAGGCAAAGACTGTACACTCGTATTGCATTAGGAAAG GCCAGGAGAATGGATGTTGTGTGGGGAGAGACTGCTGGAGTAGATGGTCAATTGTTGTTGCTCTTCCCTGTACTATTTGTCTTGCAG GGATTTGAAGCATATGTTGGAGTCTTGTTGCTCAAGACAGCATTCATTGGTGTTGTTTCTGAGTGGCAG GTTGTCACCTGTGGGATCCTTCTGATTATCATGGCAGTTGGGAATTTTGCCAACACAGTGCAGACTCTTGTGACAAAGTCTCGGGTTAAAGCCAAAATGAAGAGGGGTAAAAGTAAACAAGATCTGAAATCTGAATCTGGCACCAAAAGTTCGTGA